In Solenopsis invicta isolate M01_SB chromosome 9, UNIL_Sinv_3.0, whole genome shotgun sequence, the sequence CGACGTGGTTCGCGAACGCGCGGAGGCGcttgaaaaaggaaaataaaatgacGTGGGAGCCAAGAAATCGTGTCGAAGACGAAGATAACAATAACGAAGACGACGATAGCGGGAGAAAGAGCGTCGATGAGAAAGATCGGCTAGGTGAGTTCTAGTCTCttgaataattcattattttcgcATTGCTTATCAATTGTTGTAACAATCATGCTGATTAATAATATGGTTATTACActggaaaaattatataaaatgcattctgATCATACAAATCAGAATTTTTAGTTCTCGTGAGTTTCTCGATATTTTACAGCTACaatatttaatagatttaaCGATAAGTAGCTCATTTGTATCTTTCTGGTCGAATCTATCAAATTTCCAATTTATGCAATCAGATTTTTTCccatgtataattattatattgctaAAGATTCTTcttaaataaattgtcaaagtttctttaaaaaaaaaattgagaggTCGAACTGCGTGGAGCCACATTATTCCAAATTACGACGTACGAATTTTTCTTCTCGGTTCAGATTCGAAAGACTCAGGTACAGGTTCTAGCGAGGATGGGGAACGACCGGCGCACCGTCTAGACCTATTGCACGGCGGCAGTGGTGGATCGGCGGGCGTCCAAGGTAGAACCGAGAGCGAGTGGAGCGAGTCGCGAGCGGACAGCGGCCCGGACAGTCCGGAATGTTTGTACGATCAGAGGGAGCCGAGGCATCCGCTGCAGCTGCAACATCCGGCATATCTCACCCCGAATCACGGTCGGTTGTTACGTCATCCCTCGCCGGAGAGCACGTCGCCGGGTAGCCATCATCTGCCACCAAGCACGAGCGCGCCGTCCACGGGCAGCGCGGTGACGACGAAGCCGCGGATCTGGTCCCTGGCGGACATGGCGAGCAAGGACGGCGATCAGCAGAATACGAATCCAGCCACGATGACTGGTCTCACGCACCTTACAGCGGAACGGGCGGAGGCGGAGGTGGCatcggcggtggcggtggcggcggcggcggcggtgacggcggAGGTGGCGGCGGCGCTACAGGGGGCAAACTCGTGAGCCCCTTGGCTAGTCGATTGCCGCCTCATCATCCTCTCCATCCGATACATCCGGGCACGCAGTTCGTAAGACCGCATCCGGACTTCTACAGAAACTTGTACGGCGCGTCCCATCTCGGCTCCGGCGACATATCCCTGCTGGAGACGTACTCGAGAACTCTGGGTGGACTGGGCAGCGTGATACCGCCATCAACGGCCCCGAGCATACTcacgtcctcgtcctcgtcgatCTCCGCCGCCGGTAACGTGAAACCTTTCTCGATCAACGGCGGTAGCGGCGCGACTGCACCACCGCCGGATCGGCCGTTTTACTGACCACCGCGTCCTCCGgcctgtcgtcgtcgtcgtcgtcgacggcgTCGTCGGGCGGGTCCGATCAGTCGCCCCATCCGGCGGGCGGCGGTCTCCCCGCGACTCAGGAACTCAAATCTCCCGGGCGGGTGTGACTCGACGTAGCGACCGATCGCTAAAGAAACGTTTATCGCGGGCGCGCGCTGTGCACCAGCGGGCGTTTTGTGTGGTGTGGCTGACAATAATCAGAGACTACAACCTTGTAATTAGTGTACAGTAAAACGGGAGATGATGAGATATACTGCCCCAACCCGCTCCTCGTTCCtagtcttttcttttttttttgttcttctttTTCAATGTTATCGTCGCTATTTCTTCTCTCGTTCCCTTCCCTCCTTTCTCCGTCGATTTTTCATCCAAGTTTTTCTTTTCCGTATGCAATTACTCTCGATAAAAAGGAAAACTCGTAGTACCGACTACCCATAGTGACTCTATCGCGGTATAACCGTACAACA encodes:
- the LOC105196164 gene encoding LOW QUALITY PROTEIN: iroquois-class homeodomain protein IRX-3 (The sequence of the model RefSeq protein was modified relative to this genomic sequence to represent the inferred CDS: inserted 2 bases in 2 codons) produces the protein MELMRPAGIMAQSPQIFGLVVEIKEGGPDGCAHSYVHLFITGIASYHPPAATRRNMSLILGDFIATIYLILNECPVTVTSSLAPSSVSPATGAILSAGSSSLVSSVTASTTTNHPLDVAGLSQARMAVTSAIVRPPGSPTTSVSPSQGHPPSAGGPTAARCCDTGRPIFTDPLTGQTVCSCQYELLGGYQRLGGLPTAALSMYSAPYAAAAAAAASEGMAAYFPSLGAEQAPFYTPTAAGLDLKENLGAGAAAAWPYPSVYHPYDAAFASYPFNGYGMDLNGARRKNATRETTSTLKAWLNDHKKNPYPTKGEKIMLAIITKMTLTQVSTWFANARRRLKKENKMTWEPRNRVEDEDNNNEDDDSGRKSVDEKDRLDSKDSGTGSSEDGERPAHRLDLLHGGSGGSAGVQGRTESEWSESRADSGPDSPECLYDQREPRHPLQLQHPAYLTPNHGRLLRHPSPESTSPGSHHLPPSTSAPSTGSAVTTKPRIWSLADMASKDGDQQNTNPATMTGLTXPYSGTGGGGGGIGGGGGGGGGGDGGGGGGATGGKLVSPLASRLPPHHPLHPIHPGTQFVRPHPDFYRNLYGASHLGSGDISLLETYSRTLGGLGSVIPPSTAPSILTSSSSSISAAGNVKPFSINGGSGATXTTAGSAVLLTTASSGLSSSSSSTASSGGSDQSPHPAGGGLPATQELKSPGRV